The following are from one region of the Fusarium verticillioides 7600 chromosome 1, whole genome shotgun sequence genome:
- a CDS encoding PLK protein kinase: MAHRLVPRGGVDLEALSPRDANAQRVPKVTDIKTKTAAQLKAAKEKEHPPPPPTEVPEPPSTDRPDGATYQVGKLLGKGGFAVCYSGQLLPTKQRFALKIVKSHMPPKMEQKFQTELQIHSKMKHKNIVQFLRAFSYEKCTYLILELCPNGSLMDMVKRRKGLTEPEVRFYSVQIAGAIKYMHNKGIIHRDLKMGNIFLDSQMNAKIGDFGLAALLVTGRDMHTIRRTTLCGTPNYIAPEILEKGKKGHDHMVDIWSLGIIMYAMFTSKPPFQSSTTDEIYRRARERDYDWPSVETSRRYISQEAKELVATMLQDAESRPEPEEIIQHPFFTCGYMPTEAEMSSRLREVPPDREEFYATRMSSALQAQSYRNFKDMCRECGIGPYAPVQVVHTQTWKEMAAEEKAGLTPMIPLEEGIVYRPFEEWLKEQQQIKARYTASLAAQASVSTEDPLSATQRAPAGLLRQPPQSFAAQQRMQHRPAGTMVSAKPRPAPEATLSASQSLRTRTRKELPREAPPRETVESVGKSLRTSTRSAPPPRATSQQPAERQLSERPSLDRQASAPATTAPPAPAAPPKKDTTGMRPATLFSASERQDRISGTKPDAVLDRLHRLQNELERALNSRTMAIISSKTVAPPHPHVVVKWVDYTNKFGLGYILNDGSVGCILRDIPTTENGKPALLPPAGVFIRGAERHIVRGKDETYEDRVQPLPMSEPIKFFENNGEAGLSEVVVSPEQFRVAVKEDGTAGKMQPGRDIFQHRKRERIILWKKFANYMIAFGRDDFVPVEETDPVGAMSPGQKGTVAELVTFYQRFGDVGCWVFCDGHLQFNFPDHTKIVIDHTGTWCHFWHLPQDAAERLAATGTIGAAALDDRAMLSYPLQTLLNFQAKPAAARAGRTTTTTRRRPEIAPELQGIPAANDFRRKIVFIKDVVKEWVTNGGLGNSQMSRESRLRWGGHRETISNHAPQKHVWVTVGARWGDQRISTYVDPRKPWELGEDVDHSRKQES; this comes from the exons aTGGCTCATAGGCTAGTGCCCCGAGGCGGCGTCGATCTCGAGGCCTTGTCCCCTAGGGATGCCAACGCCCAGCGAGTACCCAAAGTGACCGacatcaaaacaaaaacGGCCGCCCAACTCAAGGccgccaaggagaaggaacACCCTCCACCCCCGCCTACAGAAGTCCCTGAGCCTCCAAGCACCGATCGGCCTGATGGAGCAACGTATCAGGTCGGCAAACTGCTCGGAAAGGGTGGCTTCGCAGTCTGTTACAGTGGCCAATTATTACCCACAAAGCAGCGATTTGCTCTGAAGATTGTCAAGAGCCACATGCCTCCCAAAATGGAACAAAAG TTCCAAACCGAGCTCCAGATTCACTCAAAGATGAAGCACAAAAACATCGTTCAATTCTTGAGAGCTTTTTCATACGAGAAATGCACATATCTGATTCTCGAATTGTGTCCGAACGGCTCTCTCATGGATATGGTGAAGCGAAGGAAAGGTCTCACTGAGCCCGAAGTCCGCTTTTACTCAGTTCAGATCGCCGGTGCCATCAAGTATATGCACAACAAGGGCATCATTCACCGTGACCTGAAGATGGGTAACATCTTCCTTGACTCTCAGATGAACGCGAAGATCGGTGATTTTGGTCTTGCCGCTCTGTTGGTGACTGGTCGCGATATGCACACCATCCGTCGCACAACTTTGTGCGGAACACCTAATTACATTGCTCCCGAGATTCTggagaaaggaaagaagggGCATGACCACATGGTTGACATCTGGAGCCTGGGCATTATCATGTACGCCATGTTTACATCGAAGCCACCGTTTCAATCCTCGACCACGGACGAAATTTACCGCCGAGCTCGAGAGAGGGATTATGATTGGCCATCGGTGGAAACATCACGAAGATACATCAGCCAGGAAGCTAAGGAACTAGTTGCCACGATgcttcaagatgctgaaAGCCGACCGGAACCGGAGGAAATTATCCAACACCCCTTTTTCACCTGTGGTTATATGCCTACCGAAGCGGAAATGAGCTCGCGCCTAAGAGAAGTCCCCCCGGACCGGGAGGAATTTTACGCCACTCGAATGAGTAGTGCTTTGCAAGCACAATCATACAGGAACTTCAAGGACATGTGTCGAGAGTGTGGCATCGGCCCTTACGCCCCAGTTCAAGTCGTTCACACTCAGACGTGGAAGGAGATGGccgctgaggagaaggctgggCTGACACCGATGATCCCTCTCGAAGAAGGAATTGTCTACAGACCATTCGAAGAGTGGTTGAAGGAGCAACAGCAGATAAAGGCCAGGTACACAGCATCCTTGGCTGCACAGGCAAGCGTGTCTACCGAGGACCCTTTGTCAGCTACTCAACGAGCACCGGCAGGTCTCCTTCGTCAACCTCCTCAGAGTTTTGCTGCACAGCAGAGGATGCAACACAGGCCAGCAGGCACCATGGTATCCGCAAAACCCCGCCCAGCGCCCGAAGCAACACTTTCGGCTTCCCAGAGCTTGCGTACAAGAACACGAAAGGAACTgcctcgagaagctcctccAAGGGAAACTGTTGAGTCTGTCGGCAAGAGCCTGCGAACTTCGACTCGATCAGCACCTCCGCCAAGAGCAACTTCTCAGCAACCTGCAGAGCGACAGCTTTCTGAACGACCGTCGCTTGACCGTCAAGCATCTGCTCCTGCCACCACAGCCCCCCCTGCGCCAGCTGCACCCCCTAAGAAGGATACTACTGGCATGCGACCTGCAACGCTGTTCAGCGCCTCCGAGCGGCAAGATAGAATCTCCGGAACGAAGCCCGACGCAGTTTTGGATCGTCTGCATCGCCTTCAGAATGAGCTTGAAAGAGCTCTAAACTCAAGGACCATGGCTATAATATCATCCAAGACTGTTGCACCACCACATCCCCATGTTGTTGTCAAATGGGTAGACTACACCAACAAATTCGGCCTTGGATACATTTTGAACGACGGTAGTGTTGGCTGCATTCTTCGGGACATCCCAACCACGGAAAACGGCAAGCCCGCATTGCTTCCTCCTGCTGGGGTATTCATTCGTGGTGCCGAGAGACACATCGTTCGCGGTAAGGACGAGACGTACGAGGATAGGGTACAGCCTCTCCCAATGTCAGAACCTATCAAGTTCTTCGAGAATAATGGCGAGGCCGGCCTTTCGGAGGTAGTTGTCTCTCCGGAGCAATTTCGAGTAGCTGTGAAAGAAGATGGGACTGCAGGCAAGATGCAGCCCGGTAGGGACATCTTTCAGCATCGGAAGCGCGAGAGAATTATTCTCTGGAAGAAATTTGCTAACTACATGATTGCTTTTGGACGGGACGATTTCGTGCCGGTTGAAGAGACCGACCCGGTTGGTGCCATGTCCCCTGGGCAGAAGGGTACAGTAGCTGAGCTCGTCACATTTTACCAGCGATTCGGAGATGTTGGCTGCTGGGTCTTCTGCGATGGCCATCTTCAG TTCAATTTCCCAGATCATACAAAGATCGTTATCGATCACACGGGGACCTGGTGTCACTTCTGGCACCTCCCCCAGGACGCTGCCGAGAGACTTGCGGCCACTGGCACTATCGGCGCCGCTGCACTTGATGACCGAGCGATGCTATCGTACCCTCTGCAGACATTGTTGAACTTCCAGGCAAAGCCTGCAGCCGCTCGCGCTGGCCgaaccacaaccacaacaagAAGACGTCCTGAGATTGCGC